From one Amycolatopsis sp. FDAARGOS 1241 genomic stretch:
- a CDS encoding DUF6412 domain-containing protein, with protein sequence MHALLLLAFPAVHLVEQGGPAAFFTFASVVAASLLVVIVVANANRGELATWTIPVRARHTALNQRSRRAAFLRLRDPGAPGRSRPRAPGQHSPAA encoded by the coding sequence ATGCACGCACTGCTGCTGCTCGCGTTCCCCGCCGTCCACCTGGTCGAACAGGGCGGCCCGGCCGCGTTCTTCACGTTCGCCTCCGTGGTGGCGGCGAGCCTGCTCGTGGTCATCGTGGTCGCCAACGCGAACCGCGGTGAGCTTGCGACGTGGACGATCCCCGTGCGCGCCCGCCACACCGCGTTGAACCAGCGGTCGCGCCGCGCGGCGTTCCTGCGGTTGCGCGATCCCGGCGCACCCGGCCGAAGCCGGCCCCGCGCACCCGGACAGCACTCCCCGGCTGCGTGA
- the rho gene encoding transcription termination factor Rho, with protein MSYVGILDVRGKTATLGYGPGGPTVPFGLIRKHSLRRGDEIVVEGEQLVSVNGAPPPPDRPEFERLTPVHPDERLVLETTRHQLTTRVLDLVAPVGKGQRALIVAPPRTGKTSVLQAIAQAVAVNHPEVHLMVLLADERPEEVTDMQRSVRGEVVASTFDRKPAEHVAVAELVVERAKRLVESGRDVVLLLDSLTRLGRAYNLAGRASGRILSGGVDAGALHPMKKILGAARNIEGGGSLTIIATALVGTGSLADTVFFEELKSTGNSELRLDRALADNRVFPAIDLFASGTRREELLLSPAELQVMTEVRRALAAQDPKRAAEQFLDQVRTTKSNAEFVVRVAASLGAPAAAAA; from the coding sequence ATGTCCTACGTTGGAATTCTCGATGTCCGCGGCAAGACCGCCACGCTCGGCTACGGGCCGGGCGGGCCGACCGTCCCATTCGGACTGATCCGCAAGCACAGCCTGCGCCGGGGTGACGAAATCGTCGTCGAGGGCGAGCAGCTCGTCTCGGTCAACGGCGCCCCGCCGCCGCCGGACCGCCCCGAGTTCGAGCGGCTCACGCCCGTGCACCCCGATGAGCGGCTCGTGCTCGAAACGACCCGCCACCAGCTCACGACCCGCGTGCTCGACCTCGTCGCGCCCGTCGGCAAGGGGCAGCGCGCGCTGATCGTCGCACCGCCCCGCACGGGAAAGACGTCGGTGCTGCAGGCGATCGCCCAGGCGGTGGCGGTCAACCACCCCGAGGTGCACCTCATGGTCCTGCTCGCCGACGAGCGGCCCGAGGAGGTCACCGACATGCAGCGGTCGGTGCGCGGCGAGGTCGTCGCCTCGACCTTCGACCGCAAGCCCGCCGAGCACGTGGCCGTCGCCGAGCTCGTCGTCGAACGCGCGAAGCGCCTAGTCGAATCCGGCCGCGACGTCGTGCTGCTGCTCGACTCGCTCACGCGCCTCGGCCGCGCCTACAACCTCGCCGGCCGCGCTTCCGGCCGCATCCTGTCCGGCGGGGTGGACGCCGGCGCGCTGCACCCCATGAAGAAAATCCTGGGCGCTGCCCGCAACATCGAAGGCGGCGGCTCGCTCACCATCATCGCCACGGCCCTCGTCGGCACCGGTTCGCTCGCCGACACGGTGTTCTTCGAGGAGCTCAAGAGCACGGGCAACTCGGAGCTCCGCCTCGACCGCGCCCTCGCTGACAACCGCGTGTTTCCCGCCATTGACCTCTTCGCCTCCGGTACCCGCCGCGAAGAGCTGCTCCTCTCGCCGGCCGAACTGCAGGTCATGACGGAGGTCCGCCGCGCACTGGCCGCCCAGGACCCCAAGCGGGCCGCCGAGCAGTTCCTCGACCAGGTCCGCACCACGAAGTCCAACGCGGAGTTCGTGGTCCGCGTCGCGGCCTCCCTCGGCGCCCCGGCCGCCGCAGCCGCCTGA
- a CDS encoding alpha/beta hydrolase: MGLGRKLTVVAAAVPTLAALLAAPAGAAGIDWKPCPNATGVDCGTVTVPIDWANPSGGTIRLALARRKATDPAHRIGSVLMDPGGPGGEGAAEVQDGWSLSPAITARFDTVGFDPRGVGRSNPVRCGLDAVTAPEHQLPRAPREFRELAARNRALADSCAKSTGPLADHVDTASVARDIDAIRAALGESRLTYYGTSYGTLMGQEYAERYPDRVRAVVLDGTMDHSLRSTWEFLSSQTRATQEMFDQFAHWCATTSSCALHGQDVHALMASLYSRAERGQLSTPDDPLDPVAFLGMVTRNFYGPSWDQLATNLISLRDGKPAESAYGDITVPTSFASIFCSDWHLPISGFGELQTFRYSLAAIAPDVRFSPLAWKSATGCIGWPGAVRDPQRRPGFLGQAPVLLLNSRYDPATPYEWAQHVSRQTGARLLTYDGAGHGAYFKNSPCVVSTTDRFLIDGVLPGQGTHCAAVAPSGARSGGLSLFAAGPRATGQ, encoded by the coding sequence ATGGGCCTGGGCAGGAAGCTGACCGTCGTCGCGGCGGCGGTCCCCACACTCGCGGCCCTGCTCGCCGCGCCGGCCGGTGCCGCGGGCATCGACTGGAAGCCGTGCCCGAACGCCACGGGCGTCGACTGCGGCACGGTCACGGTACCGATCGATTGGGCGAACCCGAGCGGCGGGACGATCCGGCTCGCGCTCGCGCGGCGCAAGGCCACCGATCCCGCGCACCGCATCGGTTCCGTCCTCATGGACCCCGGCGGGCCGGGCGGCGAGGGCGCGGCGGAGGTGCAGGACGGGTGGTCGCTGTCGCCCGCCATCACGGCGCGGTTCGACACCGTCGGGTTCGACCCGCGCGGCGTCGGGCGCAGCAACCCGGTGCGGTGCGGGCTCGACGCCGTGACCGCGCCCGAGCATCAGCTGCCCCGGGCTCCCCGTGAGTTCAGGGAGCTCGCCGCGCGCAACCGGGCGCTGGCCGACAGCTGCGCGAAGTCCACCGGGCCGCTGGCCGACCACGTCGACACCGCCAGCGTCGCCCGCGACATCGACGCGATCCGCGCCGCGCTGGGCGAGAGCAGGCTGACGTACTACGGCACTTCGTACGGCACGCTCATGGGTCAGGAGTACGCCGAGCGGTACCCGGATCGCGTGCGCGCGGTCGTGCTGGACGGGACGATGGACCATTCCCTGCGCAGCACGTGGGAGTTCCTCAGCTCGCAGACGCGGGCGACGCAGGAGATGTTCGACCAGTTCGCGCACTGGTGCGCCACGACTTCCTCGTGCGCGCTGCACGGCCAGGACGTGCACGCACTGATGGCTTCGCTGTACTCGCGTGCCGAACGCGGGCAGCTCAGCACGCCGGACGACCCGTTGGACCCGGTGGCCTTCCTGGGGATGGTGACGCGCAACTTCTACGGGCCGTCGTGGGATCAGCTGGCCACGAACCTGATCAGCCTGCGCGACGGCAAACCCGCGGAGTCCGCGTACGGCGACATCACCGTGCCCACGTCGTTCGCCAGCATCTTCTGCTCCGACTGGCACCTGCCGATCAGCGGGTTCGGCGAGCTGCAGACGTTCCGGTACTCGCTCGCGGCGATCGCGCCGGACGTCCGGTTCTCGCCCCTGGCGTGGAAGTCGGCCACCGGCTGCATCGGCTGGCCCGGCGCCGTCCGCGACCCGCAGCGCCGGCCCGGGTTCCTCGGCCAGGCCCCGGTCCTGCTGCTGAACAGCCGTTACGACCCGGCGACGCCGTACGAATGGGCCCAGCACGTGTCCCGCCAGACCGGCGCGCGCCTGCTCACCTACGACGGCGCGGGGCACGGTGCGTACTTCAAGAACAGCCCCTGCGTGGTGTCCACAACGGACCGGTTCCTGATCGACGGCGTGCTGCCGGGGCAGGGGACGCACTGCGCCGCGGTGGCTCCGTCCGGGGCGCGGTCCGGGGGCCTCTCGCTGTTCGCGGCAGGCCCCCGGGCGACGGGTCAGTAG
- a CDS encoding alpha/beta hydrolase domain-containing protein, translated as MSGNRTQRRLRTTVLLAPLTLLLAATPAFTPASAATAEPPTTSPGNGPATITGPVPSHAKPGDPSHDYVFYSTPFDLRKAGYEEEEFFISGTATRYDPNPTVDEQKQAATPIGTTPYTTRIVVRRPVKPAKSAGVAVVDWQNVTAGHDIDTEWGTSADYYVRNGWTWVGASVQHVGVNGATSGATAGLGLTEWSPQRYGSLDVTDGGAVLDDSQSFDIYTQIAQLLKGRGKKNPLADLGIDRVYAGGASQSGRYLGIYYNRIQPLRHVYDGFLFALSDGNLPPRAGVGTKAIRVFTENDVYRGAGVPAQRVPDTDFLRTWEIAGGSHVPAYSTGTDPNDFRTTLGAIQSREFGEQAPFDCTNPGPSQVESWAVFHAAYDALDKWVSRGPPPRHAEPLAIIDPGPPATLARNSLGLAQGGIRLPDVDVPLGLNDGINSPASLDNPLSSFCVLYGTHRDFTTTQVKDLYYNTDDYRQQVTDVATRLQHQHFLLPEDAKTLIEQANNRTLF; from the coding sequence ATGTCCGGAAACCGCACTCAACGCAGACTGCGCACCACCGTCCTCCTGGCACCCCTCACCCTGCTGCTGGCCGCGACCCCAGCGTTCACCCCGGCGTCGGCCGCGACAGCCGAGCCACCCACGACGTCGCCCGGAAACGGGCCGGCGACGATCACCGGTCCCGTCCCGTCGCACGCCAAGCCCGGCGACCCGTCGCACGACTACGTCTTCTACTCCACGCCGTTCGACCTGAGGAAGGCCGGTTACGAGGAGGAGGAGTTCTTCATCTCGGGCACCGCCACGCGGTACGACCCGAACCCGACCGTCGACGAGCAGAAGCAGGCCGCCACGCCCATCGGCACCACGCCGTACACCACGCGCATCGTGGTGCGCCGCCCGGTGAAGCCGGCGAAGTCGGCCGGCGTCGCGGTGGTCGACTGGCAGAACGTGACCGCCGGGCACGACATCGACACCGAGTGGGGCACGAGCGCCGACTACTACGTCCGCAACGGCTGGACGTGGGTGGGCGCCTCGGTGCAGCACGTCGGCGTGAACGGCGCCACCTCGGGCGCGACGGCGGGCCTCGGCCTCACCGAGTGGAGCCCGCAGCGCTACGGCTCTCTCGACGTCACCGACGGCGGCGCCGTGCTCGACGACTCGCAGTCGTTCGACATCTACACGCAGATCGCGCAGCTGCTGAAGGGCCGCGGCAAGAAAAACCCGTTGGCGGACCTCGGGATCGACCGCGTCTACGCGGGTGGCGCGTCGCAGTCGGGCCGCTACCTCGGCATCTACTACAACAGGATCCAGCCCCTGCGCCACGTCTACGACGGCTTCCTGTTCGCCCTCTCCGACGGCAACCTGCCGCCGCGCGCGGGCGTTGGCACCAAGGCCATCCGCGTGTTCACCGAGAACGACGTCTACCGCGGCGCGGGTGTTCCGGCCCAGCGCGTACCGGACACCGACTTCCTGCGCACGTGGGAGATCGCCGGCGGCTCGCACGTCCCGGCCTACTCCACCGGCACCGACCCGAACGACTTCCGCACCACGCTCGGCGCCATCCAGTCGCGCGAGTTCGGTGAGCAGGCGCCGTTCGACTGCACCAACCCCGGCCCCAGCCAGGTCGAGTCCTGGGCGGTCTTCCACGCCGCCTACGACGCCCTCGACAAGTGGGTCAGCCGCGGCCCCCCGCCCCGGCACGCGGAGCCCCTCGCGATCATCGACCCGGGCCCGCCCGCGACCCTCGCGCGCAACTCTCTCGGTCTCGCCCAGGGCGGCATCCGCTTGCCCGACGTCGACGTCCCGCTCGGCCTCAACGACGGCATCAACTCCCCCGCGAGCCTCGACAACCCCCTCAGCTCCTTCTGCGTCCTCTACGGCACCCACCGCGACTTCACCACCACCCAGGTGAAAGACCTCTACTACAACACCGACGACTACCGCCAACAGGTCACCGACGTCGCCACCCGCCTACAGCACCAGCACTTCCTCCTCCCCGAAGACGCGAAAACCCTGATCGAGCAAGCAAACAACCGCACGCTCTTCTAA
- a CDS encoding DUF6351 family protein, with protein sequence MNNRTWRSTTVLAALAVPILLTGAAAAAVAAPAHQQSRLGITTVSNPRPDLVSGGQVLVRVTPPGARSAREVRVSAGGHDVTQAFHSEPDGSLLGLVSGLRTGFTDLVATAGHDDRASVRVVNHAITGPVFSGRQQKPFYCETTAFGLPPATMPLCSAPTQVTYQYKSTAGKFAALADPASRPADLATATVGGRSVPYVVRVERGTIDRAVYEIAALADGPATPSPFTAAPGWNGKLVYTFGGGCNSGYHQGAGTGGVLNDLFLGQGYAVASSSLNVLDNNCSPIISAEAAMMVKEHFVETYGPVQHTIGWGGSGGAIQQYDIAENYPGIVDGIIPGVSFPDPITTAGPVADCRLLNRYFANSSFTDAQKLAVAGWNAYSTCVSWDQTFASRATATDSCNSAIPVAVRWDPVTNPHGVICNSNEQFANQLGRDPKTGFVRNTLDNVGVQYGLKALQAGQISAEQFVSLNASIGGLDYTGKPVAARSAADPKALDALYRDDIFNSASQGLASTPIIDQRTDLDFAGAGNDIHTSEWSFVVRQRLLQATGTAANQVIIANHATGAEQAAASAYELDAMDRWLTAIDRDRSGRSAAAKVIANRPRELSDGCYVSATQRVQEKLTYPSSGQCGALYPVASNTRMAAGEGLAMDVLKCRLKPVDFGDYPVRFTAEEKADLRKAFPEGVCDYRKDGVGERAAGGVWRDYGDRS encoded by the coding sequence GTGAACAACCGTACTTGGCGCTCGACCACGGTGCTGGCCGCATTGGCCGTACCGATCCTCCTCACCGGCGCGGCGGCCGCAGCCGTCGCGGCACCCGCCCACCAGCAGTCGCGGCTGGGCATCACGACCGTCTCGAACCCCCGTCCCGATCTGGTGAGCGGAGGCCAGGTCCTGGTCAGAGTCACCCCGCCGGGCGCGAGATCCGCGCGTGAAGTGCGGGTTTCCGCGGGCGGGCACGACGTCACGCAGGCGTTCCACAGCGAACCCGACGGCAGCCTGCTCGGGCTGGTCAGCGGGCTGCGCACCGGCTTTACCGACCTGGTCGCCACGGCCGGTCACGATGACCGCGCGAGCGTGCGCGTGGTCAACCACGCGATCACCGGGCCGGTGTTCTCCGGCCGGCAGCAGAAGCCGTTCTACTGCGAGACCACGGCGTTCGGGCTGCCGCCGGCGACGATGCCGCTGTGCAGTGCGCCGACCCAGGTTACCTACCAGTACAAGAGCACCGCGGGGAAGTTCGCCGCGCTGGCCGACCCGGCGAGCCGTCCGGCCGACCTCGCGACGGCGACCGTCGGTGGCCGCAGCGTGCCGTACGTCGTGCGCGTGGAGCGCGGGACGATCGACCGCGCCGTGTACGAGATCGCGGCACTGGCGGACGGACCGGCCACGCCGTCGCCGTTCACCGCGGCACCGGGCTGGAACGGCAAGCTGGTCTACACCTTCGGCGGCGGCTGCAACTCCGGCTACCACCAGGGCGCCGGCACCGGTGGCGTGCTCAACGACCTCTTCCTCGGCCAGGGGTACGCGGTCGCGTCGTCGAGCCTGAACGTGCTGGACAACAACTGCAGCCCCATCATCTCGGCCGAAGCCGCGATGATGGTGAAGGAGCACTTCGTCGAGACCTACGGCCCGGTGCAGCACACCATCGGCTGGGGCGGCTCCGGCGGCGCGATCCAGCAGTACGACATCGCGGAGAACTACCCCGGCATCGTCGACGGCATCATCCCCGGGGTGTCCTTTCCGGACCCGATCACCACGGCGGGCCCGGTGGCGGACTGCCGGCTGCTGAACCGGTACTTCGCGAACTCTTCGTTCACGGACGCGCAGAAACTCGCGGTGGCGGGCTGGAACGCCTACTCCACCTGCGTTTCGTGGGACCAGACCTTCGCCAGCCGCGCGACGGCCACCGACAGCTGCAACTCGGCGATCCCCGTGGCCGTGCGATGGGACCCGGTGACGAACCCGCACGGCGTCATCTGCAACTCGAACGAGCAGTTCGCGAACCAGCTCGGCCGGGATCCGAAGACGGGGTTCGTGCGCAACACGCTGGACAACGTCGGCGTGCAGTACGGGCTGAAAGCGTTGCAGGCGGGGCAGATCTCGGCTGAGCAGTTCGTTTCGCTGAACGCTTCGATCGGCGGGCTGGACTACACCGGGAAGCCCGTGGCGGCGCGCAGCGCGGCGGACCCGAAGGCGCTGGACGCGTTGTACCGCGACGACATCTTCAACTCGGCCTCGCAGGGCCTGGCTTCAACGCCGATCATCGACCAGCGCACGGATCTGGACTTCGCCGGCGCGGGCAACGACATCCACACGTCGGAGTGGTCGTTCGTGGTGCGGCAGCGGTTGTTGCAGGCCACCGGGACCGCGGCCAACCAGGTGATCATCGCGAACCACGCGACGGGAGCGGAGCAGGCGGCCGCGAGTGCGTATGAGCTGGACGCGATGGACCGGTGGCTGACGGCGATCGACCGGGATCGCTCCGGTCGCAGTGCGGCGGCGAAGGTGATCGCCAACCGGCCGCGTGAGCTGTCGGACGGGTGTTACGTGTCGGCGACGCAGCGGGTGCAGGAGAAGCTGACTTATCCGTCTTCGGGGCAGTGCGGGGCGTTGTACCCGGTGGCGTCGAACACGCGGATGGCTGCCGGGGAAGGGTTGGCGATGGATGTGTTGAAGTGCCGGTTGAAGCCGGTGGATTTCGGAGATTATCCCGTTCGGTTTACCGCGGAGGAGAAGGCTGACTTGAGAAAGGCCTTTCCGGAGGGGGTTTGTGATTATCGGAAGGATGGGGTTGGCGAGAGGGCTGCTGGTGGGGTTTGGCGGGATTATGGGGACCGGTCGTAG